One genomic window of Humidesulfovibrio mexicanus includes the following:
- the mtnP gene encoding S-methyl-5'-thioadenosine phosphorylase gives MSIIGIIGGSGLDNPDILQSPTDERVSTPYGDLPSPIRVGSMGGHTVCLVARHGREHTVPPTQVNYRAVISALRQLGCTGILSTTAVGSLREDIRRGDLVVLDQFIDFTRHRPISFHEGFQPHSPVHTPMAEPFHNGLRGLLVKACKDLGIRHHERGTVVTIEGPRFSTRAESNMFRLWGADVINMSIAPECILANEAAIPYASIAMSTDYDCWKTDEPPVTWDDILAIFRQNAEKVTNVLIRAIGGMN, from the coding sequence ATGAGCATCATCGGCATCATCGGCGGCAGCGGCCTCGACAACCCTGACATTCTCCAGTCCCCAACCGACGAGCGTGTGTCCACGCCCTACGGCGACTTGCCCTCGCCCATTCGCGTGGGCTCCATGGGCGGGCACACGGTCTGTCTCGTAGCCCGGCATGGCCGCGAGCACACCGTTCCCCCGACCCAAGTGAACTATCGCGCGGTCATCAGCGCTCTGCGCCAGCTCGGCTGCACGGGCATCCTCTCCACCACCGCCGTCGGTTCCCTGCGCGAGGACATCCGGCGCGGGGATCTCGTGGTGCTGGACCAGTTCATCGACTTCACGCGGCACCGCCCCATATCGTTCCACGAGGGCTTCCAACCACACTCCCCCGTGCATACCCCCATGGCGGAGCCCTTCCACAACGGTCTTCGCGGCCTGCTCGTCAAGGCCTGCAAAGATCTCGGCATCCGCCACCACGAGCGCGGCACGGTGGTCACCATCGAAGGCCCCCGCTTCTCCACCCGCGCCGAGTCGAACATGTTCCGCCTCTGGGGCGCGGACGTGATCAACATGAGCATCGCCCCGGAATGCATCCTCGCAAACGAGGCCGCCATCCCATACGCCTCCATCGCCATGAGCACGGACTACGACTGCTGGAAAACCGACGAGCCGCCAGTGACCTGGGACGACATTCTGGCCATTTTCCGCCAGAATGCGGAAAAGGTCACCAACGTGCTCATCAGGGCCATCGGCGGCATGAACTAG
- a CDS encoding adenine phosphoribosyltransferase: MNLREYIRDVLDFKPGITFFDITPLLADPNAFRYAIDALAERYQDCGANKIVAAEARGFLFGAPLAYKMNIGFIPVRKPGKLPYKTAEVTYELEYGTDSLQMHVDAVKPGDNVLIIDDLLATGGTTNGMIQLVRNAGGSVAGIGFLIELGFLDGHSKLEGIPHEYLLKL, encoded by the coding sequence GTGAATCTGCGCGAATACATCCGAGACGTCCTTGACTTCAAGCCTGGCATCACCTTCTTCGACATCACCCCGCTTTTGGCCGACCCCAATGCCTTCCGCTACGCCATCGACGCGCTTGCGGAGCGGTATCAGGACTGCGGGGCAAACAAAATCGTCGCAGCCGAGGCCCGGGGTTTCCTGTTCGGCGCACCGCTTGCCTATAAGATGAACATCGGCTTCATACCCGTGCGCAAGCCAGGCAAGCTGCCATACAAAACTGCCGAGGTCACCTACGAGCTTGAGTATGGAACGGACAGTCTGCAAATGCACGTCGATGCCGTCAAGCCCGGTGACAATGTCCTCATCATCGACGACCTGCTCGCCACCGGCGGCACCACCAACGGCATGATACAGCTTGTGCGCAACGCGGGCGGTTCCGTGGCGGGCATCGGCTTCCTCATCGAGCTGGGGTTCCTCGACGGCCACAGCAAACTCGAGGGCATCCCCCACGAGTACCTGCTGAAGCTGTAG
- the rsmA gene encoding 16S rRNA (adenine(1518)-N(6)/adenine(1519)-N(6))-dimethyltransferase RsmA: MSSHEQPQPFAPAKRSLGQNFLVDPNVSRKIVEALDLAPGDNVLEIGPGRGALTEHILARTPGRYVALEKDEALASELERRNPLAEVVRGDAMRFDWASLASGERWKIVGNLPYNIASPLIWDIVSRSEFSQAVFMVQLEAGQRVAAGPGGKTYGALSAFVQNFATVEFLFKVPPQVFRPQPKVTSAVLRFFLRTPRPTGEEVSRLAATLRLCFQQRRKQLGTILKSKGIPDYVGVLRALDIDQMQRPETLAPERFLSMAKLLPIDFLA; encoded by the coding sequence ATGAGCAGCCACGAGCAGCCTCAACCGTTTGCCCCGGCCAAACGGAGCCTGGGGCAAAATTTTCTTGTCGATCCTAACGTCTCCAGAAAGATCGTCGAGGCCCTGGACCTGGCTCCGGGCGACAACGTCCTTGAAATCGGCCCCGGGCGCGGTGCGCTGACGGAGCATATTCTTGCGCGAACCCCAGGTCGCTATGTGGCCCTTGAAAAGGACGAGGCCTTGGCCAGCGAGCTTGAACGCCGTAATCCCTTGGCCGAAGTGGTGCGCGGCGATGCCATGCGCTTCGACTGGGCCAGCCTTGCAAGCGGCGAGCGGTGGAAGATTGTGGGAAACTTGCCGTACAACATCGCCTCCCCGTTAATTTGGGACATCGTCAGCCGGTCCGAATTTTCACAGGCCGTTTTCATGGTTCAACTGGAGGCTGGGCAGCGTGTAGCGGCTGGCCCAGGGGGCAAGACGTATGGGGCTCTTTCCGCCTTTGTGCAAAATTTTGCCACGGTCGAATTCCTGTTCAAGGTCCCTCCACAGGTTTTTCGTCCGCAGCCAAAAGTAACTTCCGCCGTGTTGCGTTTTTTTTTACGGACACCCCGCCCCACAGGCGAAGAGGTCTCCCGCTTGGCGGCCACATTGCGCCTATGCTTTCAACAGCGGCGCAAACAGCTAGGTACTATACTGAAATCAAAGGGGATTCCCGATTACGTAGGAGTGCTTCGTGCGCTCGATATAGACCAAATGCAGCGCCCGGAGACGCTAGCGCCAGAACGGTTTCTGAGCATGGCAAAACTCCTGCCGATCGATTTTCTTGCTTGA
- the rpsU gene encoding 30S ribosomal protein S21, with protein sequence MPGILLDDSDNFEIALRRFKKQVEKAGVLSELKKRQHYEKPSVQEKKKKAAAKKRLIKKMRKSRNDG encoded by the coding sequence TTGCCCGGTATTTTGTTGGATGACAGTGACAACTTTGAGATCGCGCTGCGCCGCTTCAAGAAGCAGGTCGAAAAGGCCGGCGTCCTCTCCGAACTCAAGAAGCGTCAGCACTACGAGAAGCCCAGCGTCCAGGAAAAGAAGAAGAAGGCCGCTGCCAAAAAGCGCCTTATCAAAAAGATGCGCAAGTCCAGGAACGACGGATGA
- a CDS encoding GatB/YqeY domain-containing protein, with amino-acid sequence MSTLQGRIDSEYVLAYKAKDSVRLAVLRHLKTAAKNLSVEVLRPLTDDDYLGIISRQIKQRRESLEQYQKHGRPELAAVESAELEVLLGYMPTALTDDELAEAIDRLAVETGSQGPKDMGKVMAALALAYKGRYDGRKASEAVRARLSS; translated from the coding sequence ATGAGTACCCTTCAGGGACGCATCGATTCGGAGTATGTCCTTGCCTACAAGGCCAAGGATTCGGTTCGGCTGGCTGTCTTGAGGCATCTCAAGACAGCCGCCAAGAACCTTTCCGTAGAGGTCTTGCGCCCCCTCACCGATGACGACTATCTCGGAATCATTTCCCGCCAGATAAAGCAGCGCCGCGAGTCGCTGGAGCAGTATCAGAAGCATGGGCGTCCGGAACTCGCCGCTGTTGAGTCGGCAGAACTGGAAGTCTTGCTCGGGTACATGCCGACAGCGCTTACCGATGACGAACTCGCCGAAGCCATAGATCGTCTTGCCGTTGAAACGGGCTCCCAGGGGCCCAAGGACATGGGGAAGGTCATGGCGGCCTTGGCGCTGGCGTACAAGGGCCGCTACGATGGCCGGAAGGCCAGCGAGGCCGTGCGCGCCCGACTCAGTTCCTGA
- a CDS encoding endonuclease MutS2, with translation MEPRTLHLLEFPKVLKELSGFAVSEPGALACLGLHPMSTVQAVRSELALLDQALRWVRESGFRLTPFPNFAPFFPELDVSHRVLDLDALFALALTLDQARNARDLLSPFAERGWDELVELVSGAPWPAATSSALKRCLDQDGRLKDESSPGLFSVRQEIRGIHQRCSKRVKDFVLAENISQYLQDDYITISSDRYVLPLKVNFKNRFPGIIHDYSQTGETCYFEPMFLVEVNNTLQELKQEERAEERKVLEYVTGLVRQERPGVVASYDSLVRLDVLMAKARLAEATNARALDIGDDCPARLLNARHPLLALHNPDTQPLDIKLREGQLALVVSGGNAGGKTVCLKTVGLIALMAFSGLPVPVAEGSSLRLWTSVFVVLGDEQSLEEHVSTFTAQIQYISRVWDRVDDRTLFLLDEFGAGTDPTQGAALAQAVIDALLDRGVTSFAATHFPALKAYALATERVRAASVLFDPATKRPLFRLAYDQVGASIALDVAREHGLPRTILSRAEQYLLLDGSDTSAVLDRLNALAVKRERENEALEQERAAFKKKREGLEARFERERAKLLTEVRAMAQGVLREWKSERIGRKQALKKLADVRERLEPAARDDETSPSSSLQWEDIVPGGRVSYKAWSKSGAVVEKDERKRQVKVDFSGVAMWVAFSELSLDAQPSQQVRKPAGGVAADLGFTPRIDLRGQRADEALAALAQFLDASLLRGARGVEIVHGRGTGALRKEIHAYLRTAPGVASYTLANEDRGGDGMTEVALK, from the coding sequence ATGGAACCGAGAACCCTGCATTTGCTGGAGTTCCCGAAGGTCTTGAAAGAGCTTTCGGGGTTCGCCGTCTCCGAGCCTGGAGCCCTCGCCTGTCTTGGACTTCATCCCATGTCGACCGTCCAGGCGGTGCGAAGCGAACTTGCCCTGCTTGATCAAGCTTTGCGTTGGGTGCGCGAGTCGGGATTCCGTCTGACCCCGTTTCCGAATTTTGCCCCCTTTTTTCCGGAACTCGACGTTTCGCACCGGGTGCTGGACCTTGACGCCTTGTTCGCCTTGGCCCTTACCTTGGATCAGGCGCGCAACGCCCGCGATTTGCTGTCCCCATTCGCCGAAAGGGGCTGGGACGAACTCGTCGAGCTGGTTTCGGGCGCACCTTGGCCCGCGGCCACTTCATCCGCTCTCAAGCGCTGCCTGGATCAGGACGGGCGCCTCAAGGACGAAAGTTCTCCGGGGTTGTTTTCCGTGCGCCAGGAAATACGCGGAATCCACCAGCGCTGCTCCAAGCGCGTGAAGGATTTCGTGCTGGCCGAGAACATTTCGCAGTATCTGCAGGACGACTACATCACCATTTCGTCTGATCGCTACGTGCTGCCCCTCAAGGTAAACTTTAAGAACCGATTCCCCGGCATCATCCACGACTATTCGCAGACTGGCGAAACCTGCTATTTCGAACCCATGTTCCTGGTCGAGGTGAACAACACCCTGCAGGAGCTGAAGCAGGAAGAGCGGGCTGAAGAACGCAAGGTCTTGGAGTATGTGACCGGGCTTGTCCGTCAGGAGCGTCCTGGCGTTGTCGCCAGCTACGACAGCCTTGTGCGCTTGGATGTGCTCATGGCCAAGGCCCGGCTCGCCGAAGCCACCAACGCCCGCGCCTTGGACATCGGGGACGATTGTCCCGCGCGCCTGCTGAACGCCCGGCATCCGCTTCTGGCCCTGCACAACCCGGACACGCAACCGCTGGACATCAAGCTTCGGGAAGGGCAGCTTGCGCTTGTGGTCAGCGGCGGCAACGCTGGCGGCAAGACCGTGTGCCTCAAGACCGTCGGTCTCATCGCCCTCATGGCCTTTTCCGGTCTTCCCGTGCCCGTGGCCGAGGGATCCTCGCTCCGCCTGTGGACCAGCGTTTTTGTGGTGCTGGGGGACGAGCAGAGCCTTGAGGAGCACGTGAGCACGTTCACTGCGCAGATTCAGTACATCTCGCGCGTGTGGGATCGTGTGGACGATCGCACCCTTTTCCTGCTCGACGAGTTCGGTGCGGGCACCGACCCGACGCAGGGCGCGGCGCTGGCCCAGGCGGTCATCGATGCCTTGCTGGACCGCGGAGTTACCAGCTTTGCGGCCACGCACTTCCCGGCCTTGAAGGCGTATGCCTTGGCGACCGAACGGGTGCGTGCGGCCAGCGTGTTGTTCGACCCCGCAACCAAACGTCCGCTGTTCCGTCTCGCTTATGATCAGGTGGGCGCAAGCATCGCCCTCGATGTCGCCCGTGAGCATGGATTGCCTCGGACCATTCTTTCCCGCGCCGAACAGTATCTGCTGCTTGACGGCTCCGACACCAGCGCCGTGCTGGACCGTTTGAACGCTCTCGCCGTGAAGCGTGAGCGCGAGAACGAGGCTCTGGAACAGGAGCGCGCCGCCTTTAAGAAGAAACGTGAAGGCTTGGAGGCCCGCTTCGAGAGGGAGCGCGCCAAGCTGTTGACAGAGGTGCGCGCCATGGCCCAGGGGGTTTTGCGCGAATGGAAGAGCGAGCGCATCGGCCGCAAGCAGGCCCTCAAAAAGCTGGCTGATGTGCGTGAGCGCCTGGAACCTGCCGCGCGCGATGACGAGACATCCCCCTCATCCAGCCTGCAGTGGGAGGACATTGTCCCTGGCGGACGCGTCAGCTATAAGGCCTGGAGCAAATCCGGCGCGGTTGTCGAGAAGGATGAGCGCAAACGCCAAGTCAAGGTGGATTTTTCCGGTGTGGCCATGTGGGTGGCCTTTTCGGAATTGAGCCTGGATGCACAGCCATCTCAACAGGTGAGGAAGCCCGCTGGCGGCGTTGCCGCGGACCTTGGCTTCACGCCGCGCATCGACTTGCGCGGGCAGCGCGCCGACGAGGCGCTTGCGGCCCTGGCGCAATTTCTCGATGCTTCGCTTCTGCGCGGCGCCCGCGGAGTGGAGATTGTGCATGGCCGAGGCACCGGCGCCTTGCGCAAGGAGATCCACGCCTATTTGCGCACCGCACCCGGAGTTGCGTCCTACACCTTGGCCAACGAGGATCGTGGCGGCGACGGCATGACCGAGGTGGCGCTCAAGTAG
- the dnaG gene encoding DNA primase: MDRQVIQAIKQRINIAEMVRRYVSLRPAGGRLMGLCPFHQEKTPSFSVNEAEGFFYCFGCQAGGDVLDFYQRVNGLEFKDALEHLAQEAGIELKAFAPDPAYDERQKMKRLCHEMHEAAQEYYRRNLGLAVGDVARGYLARRGAAEEAIAAFGLGASPDDWQGLSVFLRSRGFAPQDAVMAGLLSQNERGRVYDRFRGRLIFPIQNLSGQVIAFGGRILTEGEPKYLNSSDTPIYKKGEHLYGLFQARQAMTRSKRAILTEGYMDVLSLHQFGYTDSCGVLGTALTMDQVKRLAGFCSRMELIFDGDAAGRKAALRSAEMILQYGTKCGVVLMPDGEDVDSLLQKLGQPGLDACLKNAVDGLEYCTSVVRETLSPREIVAWANGFLAHLADNSLRPFYIPRLAEGLGIAEADLRRFGAGQGRQGGGGGFAPNRSRTDAMPSPKAPAVGREERDDRYFLRFAIQYPEYVPELVKRGFERLLTTDFGRALWEKLVAAQGTDVVPTLDLEEKSFWADTRSREKPEGEALAEEWTHVCQRIAFADVRNTREQLMEDIRRASQSGDPDEVKRLMAALTDLNAPSREEE; the protein is encoded by the coding sequence ATGGACAGGCAGGTCATTCAGGCCATCAAGCAGCGGATCAACATTGCGGAGATGGTCCGGCGCTACGTGTCCCTCCGCCCAGCGGGCGGACGGCTCATGGGCTTGTGCCCCTTTCACCAGGAGAAGACCCCTTCCTTCAGCGTCAACGAAGCGGAAGGCTTCTTCTACTGCTTCGGCTGCCAGGCCGGTGGCGATGTGCTGGATTTCTACCAGCGCGTCAATGGCTTGGAATTCAAGGACGCCCTGGAGCACTTGGCGCAAGAGGCCGGGATCGAGCTCAAGGCTTTTGCGCCCGATCCGGCATATGACGAGCGGCAAAAAATGAAGCGGCTGTGCCACGAAATGCATGAGGCCGCGCAGGAGTATTATCGCCGGAATCTCGGCTTGGCCGTGGGGGATGTGGCGCGTGGCTACCTGGCCCGGCGCGGAGCGGCGGAAGAGGCGATTGCCGCCTTCGGCCTGGGCGCCAGCCCGGACGACTGGCAGGGACTGTCGGTTTTTTTGCGGTCGCGCGGCTTTGCGCCACAGGATGCGGTCATGGCCGGACTTTTGTCCCAGAACGAGCGGGGACGGGTTTACGACCGCTTCAGAGGCAGGCTTATTTTTCCGATACAGAATTTATCGGGTCAGGTTATTGCCTTTGGCGGCAGAATACTTACAGAGGGTGAACCCAAGTATCTGAACAGCAGCGACACGCCCATCTACAAGAAAGGGGAACATCTCTACGGTCTCTTCCAGGCCCGCCAGGCCATGACCCGCAGCAAGCGGGCGATACTCACGGAAGGGTACATGGATGTGCTGTCGCTGCACCAGTTCGGCTACACGGATTCCTGCGGAGTTCTCGGCACCGCGCTCACCATGGATCAGGTGAAGCGTCTGGCCGGGTTTTGTTCGCGCATGGAGCTGATCTTTGACGGGGACGCGGCGGGTCGCAAGGCGGCTTTGCGCAGCGCGGAGATGATTCTGCAGTACGGGACCAAGTGCGGCGTGGTGCTTATGCCCGATGGCGAGGATGTGGACAGCCTGCTCCAGAAGCTTGGACAGCCGGGCCTCGACGCTTGCCTCAAGAATGCCGTGGACGGTCTGGAGTATTGCACTTCCGTGGTGCGTGAAACCCTTTCGCCAAGAGAAATTGTGGCCTGGGCCAATGGGTTTTTGGCGCATCTGGCCGATAATTCCTTGCGCCCGTTCTACATACCGAGACTGGCGGAAGGCCTGGGCATTGCCGAGGCGGATTTGCGCCGTTTCGGTGCCGGGCAGGGGCGGCAAGGCGGGGGCGGCGGTTTCGCGCCGAACCGGTCGCGAACCGATGCGATGCCGTCGCCCAAGGCCCCGGCGGTCGGCCGCGAGGAACGGGACGACCGCTATTTCCTGCGCTTCGCCATCCAGTATCCGGAGTATGTCCCGGAATTGGTGAAGCGCGGGTTCGAGCGCCTGCTCACCACGGATTTTGGCCGTGCTCTGTGGGAGAAGCTCGTGGCGGCCCAGGGAACCGATGTTGTGCCGACCCTTGACCTTGAGGAAAAAAGCTTCTGGGCCGACACGCGCTCGAGGGAAAAGCCCGAGGGTGAGGCTTTGGCCGAGGAGTGGACGCACGTTTGCCAACGCATTGCGTTTGCGGATGTGCGGAACACGCGAGAGCAGTTGATGGAAGACATACGCCGGGCCAGCCAGTCCGGTGACCCGGACGAAGTGAAACGACTCATGGCCGCGCTTACGGATCTCAATGCCCCCAGCAGGGAGGAAGAATGA